Genomic DNA from Flavobacterium sp. N502540:
GGACCATTTGGGTAAAGTTTTTAAGAAGAATTTTAAAGCCCAAAAAGAAAAAAAATTAAGAAGATTCCATTTTGCTCTAAGAAGGATTTCCTATGAAAAGCGGTATGAAAATCCAATTTTATAAATTAAAGGCGAAATCATTCTTTATTTCTTCCATCACAAAAGAACTTTGCACATTTGAAATCCCTTTGATAACCGATAATTTATCGATCACAAATTTTTGGTATTCGTTCATATCATTGACAGCCACTTTCAGCAGAAAATCATAATTCCCGGATACGTGAAAACAGCCTGTTATTTCGGGTAATACCAGAATATGCTGTTTAAAGTCATCAATCAATTCGCGTGAGTGCACCGCCAAAGTAACCTGACAGTATACACTGATTGATTTTCCAATTTTTTCGGCATCCAGCAAAGCAACATAATTCTTGATGTACTGCTTTTGTTCCAGTTTTTTGATTCTCTCAAAAGTGGGAGAGACTGATAAACCTATTTTTTCGGCAATTTCTTTCGTATTTTGCTTCGCATCTTGCTGTAAAAGCATCAATATTTTTTTGTCTATGGCATCCATTTCAGAATAATTATATGGTTTCAGAAAAAAGAAATAGTAAATTCAATAGTAAAAAACTTAATTATAGGGCAAATTTAGAATTATATTTCAAGTTTTATTGTTAATGAAGAATATTAAACCATAAAAAGTACATTTACAGAAAAAATAAATGTTATGACACTGATCTCAGAATCATTATCCATACAAGACAATCAACGTTTAGTCGATTTGAACCAATACATCGAAAATGCCAGAGATAATTTCTTAGGCTATCCTGTATCCAAAGATTTTGATTATTCGGAAATCAATCATTTTTTAAAATATCCGATCAATAATCTTGGGGATCCTTTTGAAGATTGTACCTACAAAGTGCAAACACACGAACTGGAAAGAGAAGTGGTTGGCTTTTTTGCCAAATTATTCCGCGCCAATCCAAAAGATTATTGGGGTTATGTAACCAATGGCGGTTCCGAAAGTAATTTATACGGATTGTATCTCGCAAGAGAATTATATCCAAAAGCAATGGTTTATTATTCGGAATCAACCCATTACAGTGTGCGTAAAAACATTCACTTGCTCAACATTCCGAGTATTGTTATTCGTTCGCAGGAAAATGGTGAAATCGATTATGAAGATTTTGAAAACACGTTAAAACTGAATCGTCATAAACCGGCTATTGTACTGACTACTTTTGGTACCACCATGAAAGAAGCCAAAGACGACGTATCAAAAATTAAGAATATTCTAAAAACATTGGCCATACAAGATAGCTACATCCATTGTGATGCTGCCTTATCCGGAAGTTATGGTGCTTTTATGGAGCCACGGTTTCCCTTTGATTTTATGGATGGCGCGGACAGCATTTCCATCAGCGGACACAAATTTATTGGTTCGCCTATTCCAACCGGTGTTATTATCACGAAGCGTTCTAATAGAGACAGAATCTCGAAAGGAATCTCGTATATTGGTTCCTTAGACACCACAATCACGGGGTCCAGAAATGGACATTCTCCGTTGTTTTTATGGTTTACCCTGAAAAAACTAGGTATTGAAGGTTTAAAAAAACGTTATTTACACAGCTTAGAAGTCGCGGAATATTGTGAGCAGAGACTGAAAAACATGGGAATTGCGGCCTGGAGAAATCCAAATTCGATTACCGTTGTTTTTCCAAAAATAGCCGAAGAAGTGAAGTCAAAATGGCAACTAGCCACGGAGGGCGATATCTCCCATATTATCTGTATGCCAAACGTGACCAAAGGACAAATCGATCTGTTTATCAACGACGTAGAAAATTGCATTGAAGTCCCGGAAGAAATGGCAGAATTTAGTTGGTAGTGTTTTGGAATAGTATTGATAATTCTGTTCTGTAAAGGAGCTTATGAAAAAAGCGCAAATGTCTCTGACTTTGCGCTTTTTTTTATGATATTGTAAATAGTAGGTTTTTTAAAAATTTCAATTATAAATGTTTTGAATGCTAAATTATTTGATCAATAGAATCTATATTAAACTTGAGGTAAAGTTAGAGGCTTTATGATGTTTTCGTTTTTTTGTGCTAGATTTGTTTTTTAGAGGAGACGCAAAGGCAGAGACATTTGCGTAGCACTCATGAGAACACTTCGAAGAGTGGAGGGACTTGGCCAAGCGCGGGATATACTATTGACAGAGCAACACTTTAAAAAAAATAACATTATGAATGATGGTTATAATTTGATTCAGCTCAAGTTGTTGATAAATGAAGTCTTTGGGGTAGATAATATCAATTTGGACAT
This window encodes:
- a CDS encoding Lrp/AsnC family transcriptional regulator; the encoded protein is MDAIDKKILMLLQQDAKQNTKEIAEKIGLSVSPTFERIKKLEQKQYIKNYVALLDAEKIGKSISVYCQVTLAVHSRELIDDFKQHILVLPEITGCFHVSGNYDFLLKVAVNDMNEYQKFVIDKLSVIKGISNVQSSFVMEEIKNDFAFNL
- a CDS encoding histidine decarboxylase → MTLISESLSIQDNQRLVDLNQYIENARDNFLGYPVSKDFDYSEINHFLKYPINNLGDPFEDCTYKVQTHELEREVVGFFAKLFRANPKDYWGYVTNGGSESNLYGLYLARELYPKAMVYYSESTHYSVRKNIHLLNIPSIVIRSQENGEIDYEDFENTLKLNRHKPAIVLTTFGTTMKEAKDDVSKIKNILKTLAIQDSYIHCDAALSGSYGAFMEPRFPFDFMDGADSISISGHKFIGSPIPTGVIITKRSNRDRISKGISYIGSLDTTITGSRNGHSPLFLWFTLKKLGIEGLKKRYLHSLEVAEYCEQRLKNMGIAAWRNPNSITVVFPKIAEEVKSKWQLATEGDISHIICMPNVTKGQIDLFINDVENCIEVPEEMAEFSW